In the genome of Oncorhynchus gorbuscha isolate QuinsamMale2020 ecotype Even-year linkage group LG05, OgorEven_v1.0, whole genome shotgun sequence, the window CTATATGAAGAATGCCATGTTAACCCGTGAGCGCGAGAATGTGCCTATTCTGGAGAAACTATTTTCAGGATCACAGATAGCAACCGCAACAAAGCGCATGAGAAACAGCTGTCACAAAGTTCAGCCCCACGGCAGTGGAGAGCACCACTCTCTGCAACTAGGCCGCACTCAGGCCCCCACCAGAGCTTTTAATGAGCAGATTTAACACACTTGTGTGGGGCTAAGGAACTTGTTTTTGGCATGGCAGTAGCAGACTTGCAAGGGAGAAAGAATGTTGTTCTTGATTTTTGTTCCACTTCTCCTAAAGTTTAGATTTGTAAAACAAAATGGAATAACACCAGATGTATTTTGTTCAACTGCAAGTTCTGCTTCTGGACTCCAGATTATACACCACAAGGTACTGAAAACAGAGGTGTCAATAATTGACCCCTACCATGTcaagaatacattttttttaacaaaCAAAAGTATAATTTCACCCCTTTCTTTGTTGCATACAATATAACTCAGTACAgtcatttttgtgtgtgtgcatctatcgcCTATCCTATGTAAGGTGGCGGTATTGTACTGCCTTATAAAGTGTTTGTCTGTTCCATACCTGTATCTGCACGAGGGGTGTCCTCCTCATTAACAACAGGGAGTCCAGATGTGAAGAAGTCCATAATGGCAGCAAACACATCAGGTTTGATTAACTTCCATTCCAGATCTACATCTGTCTGAATAAGCCAGAAACAGAGCAATTCTCATCATTTCTACCCATGACTCAGACATGACATTTTCAAATATACATGTAAATGACTGGTAATATTACCTTTGTTATGGTTATGAAGTCAGGACCCAAAAAGACACCCTTGACACCATCGATTCTAAATAGCTGCCTGAAGAAATAATACGTATTACAATGTTGCCCAATATAAGTTAtggctgtaacaaaatgtctgACTGCTTGTTCTTTTAATTGtttaaaatgttattttcaaTACTGGTAGGCATGGTTTCAGTAGCCTAAGTCATTAACCTTGCGAGGGGGGAGCAATAGGCTTCACGGGGTGCAGTAAAATCCATCGTTCCTTGTTCAAGGACCATGCGACCAGGCAGAAATTTCAAGCTGTTTGGGTTGGGAGTGTCCTGGGTCTGAATAAACATGGTCCTTGCTGGAAAGAGGGGCATAGTGTCAAAGTAATTTGAGCAATTGTGGTGCTAAAACACATTTTAGATAGCTCTCGAAGACATTTCTATACACTGTACAGGGTTTTCATGCCTACCAGATACAACTGAAAATGGTGGCAGTGACCATCTCCTGGTAACACCAATGTTGTGTGAAGTCCAATGCAGTCCAGCAAACTGATATGCACGCACAGCAAGCCTAAAGAAAAAACATTTTGATCAATTTAGAATAAGAATAGGGTAAATTGATCACCGCGATCAACCAGACCAAATAAAAACAGAATCAGTCACATCACGCTTGATTTGACAATATGATGTCACATGATGCAACACTATTGGAACACAGCATGCTGACAATTTAATTAGTTGGAGATCTGGGCagcaatttatttaaaaaaaatccagtaTGAAAATATTCCTCTGATCAAACGCACCCGTATTAATTATGCAAGTAGGGATATTATTGTGCTTGCTGAGCTCGGTGGGGTTGTATTTTTCACCAATGAGGCAAGCTGAGCAACTAGCTAGTTTGCTAGCTAcaaattaaatgttttattaaaccAGTTCAATCATATTGCAACTATAATAACTTTTTACTGGAAATTGAGCTACAATAATCACGTTACCTCGCTACTCCTAAACTGCGTCAGACCTTATCTTATGAAACAGAGCTAGCTAAAGGTTAGCCGCTAACTAATTAGTTGACGAACACGTAGTGAGAGGAAAAGGTGAAAACATGCATTACTACAGCTTTAAAGACATCCTCAGTCAGTGTTCAACAGAGCACAACTTACG includes:
- the nfu1 gene encoding NFU1 iron-sulfur cluster scaffold homolog, mitochondrial, with product MATYRQVGRLLGISARISSPLAVRAYQFAGLHWTSHNIGVTRRWSLPPFSVVSARTMFIQTQDTPNPNSLKFLPGRMVLEQGTMDFTAPREAYCSPLARQLFRIDGVKGVFLGPDFITITKTDVDLEWKLIKPDVFAAIMDFFTSGLPVVNEEDTPRADTAPSDDDDEVIAMIKELLDTRIRPTVQEDGGDVLYCGFDDGIVKLKLQGSCTSCPSSMVTLKSGIQNMLQFYVPEVEGVEQVKDEQEEVAQG